One Pseudoliparis swirei isolate HS2019 ecotype Mariana Trench chromosome 4, NWPU_hadal_v1, whole genome shotgun sequence genomic window carries:
- the LOC130192281 gene encoding uncharacterized protein LOC130192281, whose translation MEILEEFKKMPADRDMVLIHQHMQRTFPLRREEIVTLAPPIAELKDRWPALFSEAQLYGEFHRITNQSLQYSFFAALDKNTTQLLKLYKERKTGAFGVKMADLLMAYEEQDKNDISATRTAALAGLPLYLKEDSSVIFKSCKEEEFEVFQEGAVALLAVVAAEDTAAGIPFQPLHVSVILEGQVVMTLRSWTDALVVLFSLVYALNLSYPTQLSGFFEFIQVVLLNLDDTRKQLKPKLQALKNQLV comes from the exons ATGGAGATCCTGGAGGAATTCAAGAAGATGCCAGCTGACAGAGACATGGTTCTCATCCATCAGCACATGCAGCGCACCTTTCCACTCCGCCGTGAAGAGATTGTGACGTTGGCTCCTCCCATCGCAGAATTGAAAGACAGATGGCCTGCCCTCTTCTCTGAAGCTCAA CTCTATGGCGAATTCCATAGGATCACAAATCAAAGCCTTCAATATTCCTTCTTCGCTGCGCTCGATAAAAACACTACACAGCTGCTCAAACTCTACAAAGAGAGGAAGACTGgagcttttggtgtgaagatGGCAGATCTGCTGATGGCATATGAGGAGCAG GACAAGAATGACATCAGTGCAACGAGAACAGCAGCACTGGCAGGGCTGCCACTGTACCTAAAAGAAGACTCATCAGTGATCTTCAAGAGTTGCAAG GAGGAGGAATTCGAAGTATTCCAGGAGGGGGCAGTGGCGCTGTTGGCCGTGGTGGCTGCAGAGGACACGGCTGCAGGGATTCCCTTTCAACCTCTTCATGTCTCAGTCATCCTGGAGGGTCAGGTGGTTATGACTCTCAGATCTTGGACTGATGCACTGGTGGTGTTGTTcagcttggtttatgctctcaaTTTGAGCTATCCGACGCAGCTGAGTGGCTTTTTTGAGTTTATTCAGGTTGTCCTATTAAATCTAGACGATACAAGAAAGCAGCTCAAACCTAAGTTGCAGGCCTTAAAAAATCAGCTGGTGTAA